Proteins encoded by one window of Haematobia irritans isolate KBUSLIRL chromosome 2, ASM5000362v1, whole genome shotgun sequence:
- the LOC142224952 gene encoding uncharacterized protein LOC142224952 — protein MLNPIEKPIQKSPEMKQNQLRIPINNILGPFPDEPITECLDRLLYYLRGCKLFKYFTDSPINSARNDDPLTTNTHNGISKDCSESRNNQNYGPRNKTDSPICVLAPIESMNFKNSSKSNYRKQEIAGEQKEHSFAPQLKRSSSLDSLVSKKIKGSLYNEPIKSSSKWLCTKLHNYSNGCKVYEIFTNSSNLSYPQNHDENKEQKIIFITLPSGNIIPFETLKRHC, from the coding sequence atGTTGAATCCAATAGAAAAGCCTATCCAGAAATCACCAGAAATGAAGCAAAACCAACTGAGAATTCCAATCAATAATATTTTAGGTCCCTTTCCGGATGAACCCATAACAGAATGTTTAGATCGTTTATTGTATTATCTTAGAGGAtgtaaactttttaaatatttcacagACTCGCCGATCAATAGTGCAAGAAATGATGACCCTTTAACAACAAATACACATAATGGAATCTCAAAGGATTGCTCCGAATCTCGAAATAATCAAAACTATGGACCCAGAAATAAAACAGACAGTCCCATTTGTGTATTAGCACCTATCGAGTCTATGAATTTCAAGAATTCTTCAAAATCTAATTACCGAAAACAGGAGATTGCTGGAGAACAAAAAGAACATAGCTTTGCACCACAATTGAAACGTTCCTCCTCCCTAGACTCCTTGGTGAGCAAGAAAATAAAAGGAAGTTTGTATAATGAACCTATAAAATCATCATCTAAATggctatgtaccaaattacatAATTATTCGAATGGCTGTAAGGTTTATGAAATCTTCACAAATTCTTCAAATCTCTCTTATCCACAAAATCACGATGAGAATaaggagcaaaaaattatttttattacctTGCCATCGGGCAATATAATACCATTTGAAACTTTGAAACGGCACTGTTGA